Proteins encoded in a region of the Loxodonta africana isolate mLoxAfr1 unplaced genomic scaffold, mLoxAfr1.hap2 scaffold_841, whole genome shotgun sequence genome:
- the LOC100664523 gene encoding olfactory receptor 8K3-like → MGKHNLTVLNEFILMGITDRPELQAPLFRLFLIIYVISVVGNLGIIILTKMDSKLQTPMHFFLRYLAITDLGYSTAMGPKMLVNFVVDENKISYYFCAIQLAFFLMFIISEFFILSAMSYDCYVAICHPLLYIVVISQRVCWVLVAIPYLYSTFVSLLVTLKIFNLSFCGYNVISLFYCDCLPLVSLLCSYTHEIELIILIAACIDLISSLLIVLVFYLLLFVAILRINSAEGRHKAFSTCGSHLTVVVMFYGI, encoded by the coding sequence ATGGGCAAACACAATCTAACAGTGCTGAATGAGTTCATTCTGATGGGAATCACAGACCGCCCAGAGCTGCAGGCTCCATTGTTCAGGCTGTTCCTCATCATCTACGTGATCTCAGTGGTGGGCAACTtgggcatcatcatcctcaccaagatGGACTCCAAGCTACAAACTCCCATGCACTTTTTTCTCAGATAcctggctatcactgatcttgGTTATTCAACAGCCATGGGACCCAAAATGCTAGTCAATTTTGTTGTGGATGAAAATAAAatctcctattatttttgtgctaTACAGCTAGCTTTCTTTCTCATGTTCATcattagtgaatttttcattctgtcagcaatgtcttatgattgctatgtggccatctgtcatCCTCTGCTCTACATAGTTGTCATATCACAAAGGGTGTGTTGGGTGCTGGTGGCAATTCCCTATCTGTACAGcacatttgtttctcttctggtcaccctaaagatttttaatttatccttctgTGGCTACAATGTCATCAGTCTTTTCTACTGTGACTGTCTCCCCTTAGTATCTTTGCTCTGCTCATACACACATGAAATTGAATTGATCATTCTCATTGCAGCATGTATTGATTTGATTTCATCCCTTCTAATAGTTCTTGTTTTTTATCTGCTTCTTTTTGTAGCCATTCTCAGGATAAACTCAGCTGAGGGCaggcacaaggccttctccacttGTGGATCCCACCTGACCGTGGTGGTCATGTTCTATGGGATTTAA